A portion of the Pomacea canaliculata isolate SZHN2017 linkage group LG13, ASM307304v1, whole genome shotgun sequence genome contains these proteins:
- the LOC112553668 gene encoding putative GPI-anchored protein pfl2 isoform X5, translated as MTPEEMFECMDLLQRLSDKDLSSLKETIVGRQLAVESRDQTIRLILQCSPSAEELLQRKKIRREILFQYLVSKSHPVGSSVEKSDLIKRILAFWGSLQQVYTNLQATAINTSLAMPMSQRSTLGIATASSQLQKETPLKRSNNKDSKNQKNPKATASNTSLATPASLRADLATSTVSSNPLQETPVIPIYGGIDMDNFLKEVVANACKAASASQIDPGTAPASNQPLKETAVKESIYKEDLKKKGNQKKSASGTDTVSNQPLQQTLLQKSFYEDPKNQSIPQSTTVSTSLATPTLQRSTSETASASSQLQKETPTKISINEEQKKKKKVKKSASSTTTASNQPLQETPLQRSFHEGTNNQSIPQSTTVSTSLATPTLQRSTSGTASASSQPQKETSTKISINEEQKKKKKPKKSASGTTTTSDQPPQQTPLQRNFYEVTNNQSIPQSTTVSTSLATPSLQRSTSETASASSQLQKETPTKISINEEQKKKKKPKSTTVNTSPAIPALQRSTSETASASSQLQKETPTKISINEEQKKKKKPKKSASGTTTASDQSPQQTPLQRSFYEGTNNQSTPQATTSLATPSSQKSSSKAATASSQPQKEKPKKGSINEEQKTKKKPKSTPAKTALTTPTTQGSASETAIISSQPPKKAPVKKISKEGPKKEKNLKRPASEMETASSQPLQATPVKKKPKKPKIKEATSSDTGLVTPSTSGRPSVSNLQSQEKPSRRFDEDQNNQATHNFQQNSDNQDNENPQSKETGKCILS; from the exons ATGACTCCAGAAGAGATGTTCGAGTGCATGGATTTGCTACAAAGATTAAGTGATAAGGACCTGTCGTCACTGAAAGAGACCATAGTTGGACGACAACTTGCTGTGGAAAGCAGGGACC agaCCATAAGATTAATCCTACAATGCTCTCCAAGTGCAGAAGAACTACTTCAGCGCAAAAAAATCCGTCGTGAAATTCTTTTTCAATATCTAGTATCCAAGTCTCACCCTGTTGGATCATCAGTAGAGAAATCCGACTTGATCAAAAGAATACTGGCTTTCTGGGGTTCTCTGCAGCAAGTGTACACAAACTTACAG GCCACTGCAATCAATACCAGTCTGGCAATGCCTATGTCACAACGATCAACATTAGGGATAGCCACTGCTTCAAGCCAGCTGCAGAAAGAGACACCTCTAAAAAGGAGCAACAATAAGGACTCAAAGAATCAAAAAAATCCAAag GCTACCGCTTCCAACACCTCTCTGGCAACACCTGCTTCACTGAGAGCAGACTTGGCAACATCTACTGTTTCTAGCAATCCACTTCAAGAAACACCTGTAATCCCTATATATGGAGGCATAGATATGGACAATTTTTTGAAG gAAGTTGTGGCTAATGCTTGTAAGGCAGCATCTGCTTCACAAATAGACCCAGGCACAGCCCCTGCTTCAAACCAGCCACTGAAAGAGACAGCTGTAAAAGAAAGCATTTATAAAGAAGACctaaagaagaaaggaaaccaAAAG AAATCAGCCTCAGGAACAGACACTGTTTCAAACCAGCCACTGCAACAGACACTTCtacaaaaaagcttttatgAAGATCCAAAGAATCAAAGCATTCCGCAG TCCACTACAGTCAGTACCAGTCTGGCAACACCTACTTTACAAAGATCAACATCAGAAACAGCCAGTGCTTCAAGCCAGCTGCAGAAAGAGACTCCTACAAAAATAAGCATTAATGAAgagcaaaagaagaagaaaaaagtaaag AAATCCGCCTCAAGTACAACCACTGCTTCAAACCAGCCGCTACAAGAGACACCTCTACAAAGAAGCTTTCATGAAGGGACAAACAATCAAAGCATTCCACAG TCCACTACAGTCAGTACCAGTCTGGCAACACCTACTTTACAAAGATCAACATCAGGAACAGCCAGTGCTTCAAGCCAGCCGCAGAAAGAGACTTCTACAAAAATAAGCATcaatgaagaacaaaagaagaagaagaaacccAAG AAATCAGCCTCAGGTACAACCACTACTTCAGACCAGCCGCCACAACAGACACCTCTACAAAGAAACTTTTATGAAGTCACAAACAATCAAAGCATTCCACAG TCCACTACAGTCAGTACCAGTCTGGCAACACCTAGTTTACAAAGATCAACATCAGAAACAGCCAGTGCTTCAAGCCAGCTGCAGAAAGAGACTCCTACGAAAATAAGCATTAATGAAgagcaaaagaagaagaagaaacccaag TCCACTACAGTCAATACAAGTCCAGCAATACCTGCTTTACAAAGATCAACATCAGAAACAGCCAGTGCTTCAAGCCAGCTGCAGAAAGAGACTCCTACAAAAATAAGCATTAATGAAgagcaaaagaagaagaaaaaacccaAG AAATCAGCCTCAGGTACAACCACTGCTTCAGACCAGTCGCCACAACAGACACCTCTACAAAGAAGCTTTTATGAAGGCACAAACAATCAAAGCACTCCACAg GCCACTACCAGTCTGGCAACACCTTCTtcacaaaaatcatcatcaaaagCAGCCACTGCTTCAAGCCAGCCGCAGAAAGAGAAACCGAAAAAAGGAAGCATTAATGAAGaacaaaagactaaaaaaaaaccaaag TCCACTCCAGCTAAAACCGCTTTGACAACACCTACTACACAAGGATCAGCCTCAGAAACAGCAATTATTTCAAGCCAGCCTCCTAAAAAGGcacctgtaaaaaaaatctctaaagaAGGcccaaagaaggaaaaaaatctgaag AGACCAGCCTCAGAAATGGAGACTGCTTCAAGTCAGCCGCTGCAAGCGACACCGGTaaagaaaaaaccaaagaaaccaaaaatTAAAGAG GCCACTTCATCTGACACCGGTTTGGTAACACCTTCAACCTCAGGAAGACCCAGTGTTTCAAACCTGCAGTCGCAAGAGAAACCTTCAAGGCGCTTCGATGAGGACCAAAATAACCAAGCCACACACAATTTCCAACAAAACTCAGacaatcaagacaatgaaaatCCACAGAGTAAAGAAACTGGTAAATGCATATTGTCATGA
- the LOC112553668 gene encoding putative GPI-anchored protein pfl2 isoform X7, with protein MTPEEMFECMDLLQRLSDKDLSSLKETIVGRQLAVESRDQTIRLILQCSPSAEELLQRKKIRREILFQYLVSKSHPVGSSVEKSDLIKRILAFWGSLQQVYTNLQATAINTSLAMPMSQRSTLGIATASSQLQKETPLKRSNNKDSKNQKNPKATASNTSLATPASLRADLATSTVSSNPLQETPVIPIYGGIDMDNFLKEVVANACKAASASQIDPGTAPASNQPLKETAVKESIYKEDLKKKGNQKKSASGTDTVSNQPLQQTLLQKSFYEDPKNQSIPQSTTVSTSLATPTLQRSTSETASASSQLQKETPTKISINEEQKKKKKVKKSASSTTTASNQPLQETPLQRSFHEGTNNQSIPQSTTVSTSLATPSLQRSTSETASASSQLQKETPTKISINEEQKKKKKPKSTTVNTSPAIPALQRSTSETASASSQLQKETPTKISINEEQKKKKKPKPATVNTSLATPTSQKSTSGTASASSQLQIETPNKRSINEDQTSKKKPKKSASGTTTASDQSPQQTPLQRSFYEGTNNQSTPQATTSLATPSSQKSSSKAATASSQPQKEKPKKGSINEEQKTKKKPKSTPAKTALTTPTTQGSASETAIISSQPPKKAPVKKISKEGPKKEKNLKRPASEMETASSQPLQATPVKKKPKKPKIKEATSSDTGLVTPSTSGRPSVSNLQSQEKPSRRFDEDQNNQATHNFQQNSDNQDNENPQSKETGKCILS; from the exons ATGACTCCAGAAGAGATGTTCGAGTGCATGGATTTGCTACAAAGATTAAGTGATAAGGACCTGTCGTCACTGAAAGAGACCATAGTTGGACGACAACTTGCTGTGGAAAGCAGGGACC agaCCATAAGATTAATCCTACAATGCTCTCCAAGTGCAGAAGAACTACTTCAGCGCAAAAAAATCCGTCGTGAAATTCTTTTTCAATATCTAGTATCCAAGTCTCACCCTGTTGGATCATCAGTAGAGAAATCCGACTTGATCAAAAGAATACTGGCTTTCTGGGGTTCTCTGCAGCAAGTGTACACAAACTTACAG GCCACTGCAATCAATACCAGTCTGGCAATGCCTATGTCACAACGATCAACATTAGGGATAGCCACTGCTTCAAGCCAGCTGCAGAAAGAGACACCTCTAAAAAGGAGCAACAATAAGGACTCAAAGAATCAAAAAAATCCAAag GCTACCGCTTCCAACACCTCTCTGGCAACACCTGCTTCACTGAGAGCAGACTTGGCAACATCTACTGTTTCTAGCAATCCACTTCAAGAAACACCTGTAATCCCTATATATGGAGGCATAGATATGGACAATTTTTTGAAG gAAGTTGTGGCTAATGCTTGTAAGGCAGCATCTGCTTCACAAATAGACCCAGGCACAGCCCCTGCTTCAAACCAGCCACTGAAAGAGACAGCTGTAAAAGAAAGCATTTATAAAGAAGACctaaagaagaaaggaaaccaAAAG AAATCAGCCTCAGGAACAGACACTGTTTCAAACCAGCCACTGCAACAGACACTTCtacaaaaaagcttttatgAAGATCCAAAGAATCAAAGCATTCCGCAG TCCACTACAGTCAGTACCAGTCTGGCAACACCTACTTTACAAAGATCAACATCAGAAACAGCCAGTGCTTCAAGCCAGCTGCAGAAAGAGACTCCTACAAAAATAAGCATTAATGAAgagcaaaagaagaagaaaaaagtaaag AAATCCGCCTCAAGTACAACCACTGCTTCAAACCAGCCGCTACAAGAGACACCTCTACAAAGAAGCTTTCATGAAGGGACAAACAATCAAAGCATTCCACAG TCCACTACAGTCAGTACCAGTCTGGCAACACCTAGTTTACAAAGATCAACATCAGAAACAGCCAGTGCTTCAAGCCAGCTGCAGAAAGAGACTCCTACGAAAATAAGCATTAATGAAgagcaaaagaagaagaagaaacccaag TCCACTACAGTCAATACAAGTCCAGCAATACCTGCTTTACAAAGATCAACATCAGAAACAGCCAGTGCTTCAAGCCAGCTGCAGAAAGAGACTCCTACAAAAATAAGCATTAATGAAgagcaaaagaagaagaaaaaacccaAG CCCGCAACAGTCAATACCAGTCTAGCAACACCTACATCACAAAAATCAACATCAGGAACAGCCAGTGCTTCAAGCCAGCTGCAGATAGAGACACCTAACAAAAGAAGCATCAATGAAGACCAAACGAGTAAAAAGAAACCTAAG AAATCAGCCTCAGGTACAACCACTGCTTCAGACCAGTCGCCACAACAGACACCTCTACAAAGAAGCTTTTATGAAGGCACAAACAATCAAAGCACTCCACAg GCCACTACCAGTCTGGCAACACCTTCTtcacaaaaatcatcatcaaaagCAGCCACTGCTTCAAGCCAGCCGCAGAAAGAGAAACCGAAAAAAGGAAGCATTAATGAAGaacaaaagactaaaaaaaaaccaaag TCCACTCCAGCTAAAACCGCTTTGACAACACCTACTACACAAGGATCAGCCTCAGAAACAGCAATTATTTCAAGCCAGCCTCCTAAAAAGGcacctgtaaaaaaaatctctaaagaAGGcccaaagaaggaaaaaaatctgaag AGACCAGCCTCAGAAATGGAGACTGCTTCAAGTCAGCCGCTGCAAGCGACACCGGTaaagaaaaaaccaaagaaaccaaaaatTAAAGAG GCCACTTCATCTGACACCGGTTTGGTAACACCTTCAACCTCAGGAAGACCCAGTGTTTCAAACCTGCAGTCGCAAGAGAAACCTTCAAGGCGCTTCGATGAGGACCAAAATAACCAAGCCACACACAATTTCCAACAAAACTCAGacaatcaagacaatgaaaatCCACAGAGTAAAGAAACTGGTAAATGCATATTGTCATGA
- the LOC112553668 gene encoding putative GPI-anchored protein pfl2 isoform X4 — translation MTPEEMFECMDLLQRLSDKDLSSLKETIVGRQLAVESRDQTIRLILQCSPSAEELLQRKKIRREILFQYLVSKSHPVGSSVEKSDLIKRILAFWGSLQQVYTNLQATAINTSLAMPMSQRSTLGIATASSQLQKETPLKRSNNKDSKNQKNPKATASNTSLATPASLRADLATSTVSSNPLQETPVIPIYGGIDMDNFLKEVVANACKAASASQIDPGTAPASNQPLKETAVKESIYKEDLKKKGNQKKSASGTDTVSNQPLQQTLLQKSFYEDPKNQSIPQSTTVSTSLATPTLQRSTSETASASSQLQKETPTKISINEEQKKKKKVKKSASSTTTASNQPLQETPLQRSFHEGTNNQSIPQSTTVSTSLATPTLQRSTSGTASASSQPQKETSTKISINEEQKKKKKPKKSASGTTTTSDQPPQQTPLQRNFYEVTNNQSIPQSTTVSTSLATPSLQRSTSETASASSQLQKETPTKISINEEQKKKKKPKPATVNTSLATPTSQKSTSGTASASSQLQIETPNKRSINEDQTSKKKPKKSASGTTTASDQSPQQTPLQRSFYEGTNNQSTPQATTSLATPSSQKSSSKAATASSQPQKEKPKKGSINEEQKTKKKPKSTPAKTALTTPTTQGSASETAIISSQPPKKAPVKKISKEGPKKEKNLKRPASEMETASSQPLQATPVKKKPKKPKIKEATSSDTGLVTPSTSGRPSVSNLQSQEKPSRRFDEDQNNQATHNFQQNSDNQDNENPQSKETGKCILS, via the exons ATGACTCCAGAAGAGATGTTCGAGTGCATGGATTTGCTACAAAGATTAAGTGATAAGGACCTGTCGTCACTGAAAGAGACCATAGTTGGACGACAACTTGCTGTGGAAAGCAGGGACC agaCCATAAGATTAATCCTACAATGCTCTCCAAGTGCAGAAGAACTACTTCAGCGCAAAAAAATCCGTCGTGAAATTCTTTTTCAATATCTAGTATCCAAGTCTCACCCTGTTGGATCATCAGTAGAGAAATCCGACTTGATCAAAAGAATACTGGCTTTCTGGGGTTCTCTGCAGCAAGTGTACACAAACTTACAG GCCACTGCAATCAATACCAGTCTGGCAATGCCTATGTCACAACGATCAACATTAGGGATAGCCACTGCTTCAAGCCAGCTGCAGAAAGAGACACCTCTAAAAAGGAGCAACAATAAGGACTCAAAGAATCAAAAAAATCCAAag GCTACCGCTTCCAACACCTCTCTGGCAACACCTGCTTCACTGAGAGCAGACTTGGCAACATCTACTGTTTCTAGCAATCCACTTCAAGAAACACCTGTAATCCCTATATATGGAGGCATAGATATGGACAATTTTTTGAAG gAAGTTGTGGCTAATGCTTGTAAGGCAGCATCTGCTTCACAAATAGACCCAGGCACAGCCCCTGCTTCAAACCAGCCACTGAAAGAGACAGCTGTAAAAGAAAGCATTTATAAAGAAGACctaaagaagaaaggaaaccaAAAG AAATCAGCCTCAGGAACAGACACTGTTTCAAACCAGCCACTGCAACAGACACTTCtacaaaaaagcttttatgAAGATCCAAAGAATCAAAGCATTCCGCAG TCCACTACAGTCAGTACCAGTCTGGCAACACCTACTTTACAAAGATCAACATCAGAAACAGCCAGTGCTTCAAGCCAGCTGCAGAAAGAGACTCCTACAAAAATAAGCATTAATGAAgagcaaaagaagaagaaaaaagtaaag AAATCCGCCTCAAGTACAACCACTGCTTCAAACCAGCCGCTACAAGAGACACCTCTACAAAGAAGCTTTCATGAAGGGACAAACAATCAAAGCATTCCACAG TCCACTACAGTCAGTACCAGTCTGGCAACACCTACTTTACAAAGATCAACATCAGGAACAGCCAGTGCTTCAAGCCAGCCGCAGAAAGAGACTTCTACAAAAATAAGCATcaatgaagaacaaaagaagaagaagaaacccAAG AAATCAGCCTCAGGTACAACCACTACTTCAGACCAGCCGCCACAACAGACACCTCTACAAAGAAACTTTTATGAAGTCACAAACAATCAAAGCATTCCACAG TCCACTACAGTCAGTACCAGTCTGGCAACACCTAGTTTACAAAGATCAACATCAGAAACAGCCAGTGCTTCAAGCCAGCTGCAGAAAGAGACTCCTACGAAAATAAGCATTAATGAAgagcaaaagaagaagaagaaacccaag CCCGCAACAGTCAATACCAGTCTAGCAACACCTACATCACAAAAATCAACATCAGGAACAGCCAGTGCTTCAAGCCAGCTGCAGATAGAGACACCTAACAAAAGAAGCATCAATGAAGACCAAACGAGTAAAAAGAAACCTAAG AAATCAGCCTCAGGTACAACCACTGCTTCAGACCAGTCGCCACAACAGACACCTCTACAAAGAAGCTTTTATGAAGGCACAAACAATCAAAGCACTCCACAg GCCACTACCAGTCTGGCAACACCTTCTtcacaaaaatcatcatcaaaagCAGCCACTGCTTCAAGCCAGCCGCAGAAAGAGAAACCGAAAAAAGGAAGCATTAATGAAGaacaaaagactaaaaaaaaaccaaag TCCACTCCAGCTAAAACCGCTTTGACAACACCTACTACACAAGGATCAGCCTCAGAAACAGCAATTATTTCAAGCCAGCCTCCTAAAAAGGcacctgtaaaaaaaatctctaaagaAGGcccaaagaaggaaaaaaatctgaag AGACCAGCCTCAGAAATGGAGACTGCTTCAAGTCAGCCGCTGCAAGCGACACCGGTaaagaaaaaaccaaagaaaccaaaaatTAAAGAG GCCACTTCATCTGACACCGGTTTGGTAACACCTTCAACCTCAGGAAGACCCAGTGTTTCAAACCTGCAGTCGCAAGAGAAACCTTCAAGGCGCTTCGATGAGGACCAAAATAACCAAGCCACACACAATTTCCAACAAAACTCAGacaatcaagacaatgaaaatCCACAGAGTAAAGAAACTGGTAAATGCATATTGTCATGA
- the LOC112553668 gene encoding putative GPI-anchored protein pfl2 isoform X1 has protein sequence MTPEEMFECMDLLQRLSDKDLSSLKETIVGRQLAVESRDQTIRLILQCSPSAEELLQRKKIRREILFQYLVSKSHPVGSSVEKSDLIKRILAFWGSLQQVYTNLQATAINTSLAMPMSQRSTLGIATASSQLQKETPLKRSNNKDSKNQKNPKATASNTSLATPASLRADLATSTVSSNPLQETPVIPIYGGIDMDNFLKEVVANACKAASASQIDPGTAPASNQPLKETAVKESIYKEDLKKKGNQKKSASGTDTVSNQPLQQTLLQKSFYEDPKNQSIPQSTTVSTSLATPTLQRSTSETASASSQLQKETPTKISINEEQKKKKKVKKSASSTTTASNQPLQETPLQRSFHEGTNNQSIPQSTTVSTSLATPTLQRSTSGTASASSQPQKETSTKISINEEQKKKKKPKKSASGTTTTSDQPPQQTPLQRNFYEVTNNQSIPQSTTVSTSLATPSLQRSTSETASASSQLQKETPTKISINEEQKKKKKPKSTTVNTSPAIPALQRSTSETASASSQLQKETPTKISINEEQKKKKKPKPATVNTSLATPTSQKSTSGTASASSQLQIETPNKRSINEDQTSKKKPKKSASGTTTASDQSPQQTPLQRSFYEGTNNQSTPQATTSLATPSSQKSSSKAATASSQPQKEKPKKGSINEEQKTKKKPKSTPAKTALTTPTTQGSASETAIISSQPPKKAPVKKISKEGPKKEKNLKRPASEMETASSQPLQATPVKKKPKKPKIKEATSSDTGLVTPSTSGRPSVSNLQSQEKPSRRFDEDQNNQATHNFQQNSDNQDNENPQSKETGKCILS, from the exons ATGACTCCAGAAGAGATGTTCGAGTGCATGGATTTGCTACAAAGATTAAGTGATAAGGACCTGTCGTCACTGAAAGAGACCATAGTTGGACGACAACTTGCTGTGGAAAGCAGGGACC agaCCATAAGATTAATCCTACAATGCTCTCCAAGTGCAGAAGAACTACTTCAGCGCAAAAAAATCCGTCGTGAAATTCTTTTTCAATATCTAGTATCCAAGTCTCACCCTGTTGGATCATCAGTAGAGAAATCCGACTTGATCAAAAGAATACTGGCTTTCTGGGGTTCTCTGCAGCAAGTGTACACAAACTTACAG GCCACTGCAATCAATACCAGTCTGGCAATGCCTATGTCACAACGATCAACATTAGGGATAGCCACTGCTTCAAGCCAGCTGCAGAAAGAGACACCTCTAAAAAGGAGCAACAATAAGGACTCAAAGAATCAAAAAAATCCAAag GCTACCGCTTCCAACACCTCTCTGGCAACACCTGCTTCACTGAGAGCAGACTTGGCAACATCTACTGTTTCTAGCAATCCACTTCAAGAAACACCTGTAATCCCTATATATGGAGGCATAGATATGGACAATTTTTTGAAG gAAGTTGTGGCTAATGCTTGTAAGGCAGCATCTGCTTCACAAATAGACCCAGGCACAGCCCCTGCTTCAAACCAGCCACTGAAAGAGACAGCTGTAAAAGAAAGCATTTATAAAGAAGACctaaagaagaaaggaaaccaAAAG AAATCAGCCTCAGGAACAGACACTGTTTCAAACCAGCCACTGCAACAGACACTTCtacaaaaaagcttttatgAAGATCCAAAGAATCAAAGCATTCCGCAG TCCACTACAGTCAGTACCAGTCTGGCAACACCTACTTTACAAAGATCAACATCAGAAACAGCCAGTGCTTCAAGCCAGCTGCAGAAAGAGACTCCTACAAAAATAAGCATTAATGAAgagcaaaagaagaagaaaaaagtaaag AAATCCGCCTCAAGTACAACCACTGCTTCAAACCAGCCGCTACAAGAGACACCTCTACAAAGAAGCTTTCATGAAGGGACAAACAATCAAAGCATTCCACAG TCCACTACAGTCAGTACCAGTCTGGCAACACCTACTTTACAAAGATCAACATCAGGAACAGCCAGTGCTTCAAGCCAGCCGCAGAAAGAGACTTCTACAAAAATAAGCATcaatgaagaacaaaagaagaagaagaaacccAAG AAATCAGCCTCAGGTACAACCACTACTTCAGACCAGCCGCCACAACAGACACCTCTACAAAGAAACTTTTATGAAGTCACAAACAATCAAAGCATTCCACAG TCCACTACAGTCAGTACCAGTCTGGCAACACCTAGTTTACAAAGATCAACATCAGAAACAGCCAGTGCTTCAAGCCAGCTGCAGAAAGAGACTCCTACGAAAATAAGCATTAATGAAgagcaaaagaagaagaagaaacccaag TCCACTACAGTCAATACAAGTCCAGCAATACCTGCTTTACAAAGATCAACATCAGAAACAGCCAGTGCTTCAAGCCAGCTGCAGAAAGAGACTCCTACAAAAATAAGCATTAATGAAgagcaaaagaagaagaaaaaacccaAG CCCGCAACAGTCAATACCAGTCTAGCAACACCTACATCACAAAAATCAACATCAGGAACAGCCAGTGCTTCAAGCCAGCTGCAGATAGAGACACCTAACAAAAGAAGCATCAATGAAGACCAAACGAGTAAAAAGAAACCTAAG AAATCAGCCTCAGGTACAACCACTGCTTCAGACCAGTCGCCACAACAGACACCTCTACAAAGAAGCTTTTATGAAGGCACAAACAATCAAAGCACTCCACAg GCCACTACCAGTCTGGCAACACCTTCTtcacaaaaatcatcatcaaaagCAGCCACTGCTTCAAGCCAGCCGCAGAAAGAGAAACCGAAAAAAGGAAGCATTAATGAAGaacaaaagactaaaaaaaaaccaaag TCCACTCCAGCTAAAACCGCTTTGACAACACCTACTACACAAGGATCAGCCTCAGAAACAGCAATTATTTCAAGCCAGCCTCCTAAAAAGGcacctgtaaaaaaaatctctaaagaAGGcccaaagaaggaaaaaaatctgaag AGACCAGCCTCAGAAATGGAGACTGCTTCAAGTCAGCCGCTGCAAGCGACACCGGTaaagaaaaaaccaaagaaaccaaaaatTAAAGAG GCCACTTCATCTGACACCGGTTTGGTAACACCTTCAACCTCAGGAAGACCCAGTGTTTCAAACCTGCAGTCGCAAGAGAAACCTTCAAGGCGCTTCGATGAGGACCAAAATAACCAAGCCACACACAATTTCCAACAAAACTCAGacaatcaagacaatgaaaatCCACAGAGTAAAGAAACTGGTAAATGCATATTGTCATGA